Proteins encoded in a region of the Vicia villosa cultivar HV-30 ecotype Madison, WI linkage group LG5, Vvil1.0, whole genome shotgun sequence genome:
- the LOC131605050 gene encoding putative F-box protein At1g32420 yields MAKFVSDKVRNHIPDDLAFSILSKLPLKSLKRFGCVNKTWLVLFENPNFMIDFCSNFVSIPHSYYKDTSFLLHQIFYNHEHNYISFSLHSLFGERFKNKVKLDFPNLFRQEDLGFYVLVSGSVNGILCLYDRDTIVLWNQTTKEFKVIPPSPAESLPPYEAIIKYIHGFGYDPFSDDYKIIRNVGFVPITDDDDDDVLPSDVQWEDVCENYDTFWEVYSIVCNSWRKVDLVLPTCCWEGGNCNGNLLYLDGMCHWLSNSYGDNKDNNEEYLVSFNLTNEVCLTTLMPTLTPLDIDPNETCNWVQRALVLLNGSIASILWYTTTFHISILGKSGVKESWTKIFVVGPLSDDIRYPIGAGKNGDIFFAKKDGREPIYFDLCTQMIEELDGVKGAHNSKIIIYKESLVSIGGKNL; encoded by the coding sequence ATGGCGAAATTTGTAAGTGATAAGGTAAGAAATCACATACCTGATGATCTTGCTTTCTCCATTCTATCAAAACTTCCTTTAAAATCTTTGAAGCGGTTTGGATGTGTAAACAAAACATGGTTAgttttgtttgaaaaccctaattttatgatCGACTTTTGTAGTAATTTCGTATCCATTCCTCACTCTTATTACAAAGATACATCTTTCCTCCTTCATCAAATTTTTTATAATCACGAGCATAATTACATTAGTTTCTCTTTGCATTCACTTTTTGGTGAAAGGTTTAAGAATAAAGTTAAATTAGACTTTCCAAATCTATTTCGACAAGAGGATCTTGGCTTTTATGTATTGGTTTCTGGTAGTGTAAATGGAATTCTATGTCTTTATGATCGAGACACAATTGTATTGTGGAATCAAACTACCAAAGAATTCAAAGTCATTCCTCCCAGCCCTGCCGAGTCTCTACCACCTTATGAAGCTATTATTAAGTATATTCATGGATTTGGTTACGACCCTTTTAGTGACGACTATAAGATTATTAGGAATGTAGGTTTTGTTCCAATaacagatgatgatgatgatgatgttcttCCATCTGATGTGCAGTGGGAAGATGTGTGTGAGAACTATGATACCTTTTGGGAGGTATATAGCATAGTATGTAACTCTTGGAGGAAAGTTGATCTCGTCCTTCCTACTTGTTGTTGGGAAGGCGGCAACTGTAATGGTAATCTACTATACTTGGATGGAATGTGTCATTGGCTCTCTAACTCTTACGGAGATAACAAAGATAACAATGAAGAGTACTTGGTGTCATTTAACTTGACCAATGAGGTTTGTCTTACCACACTCATGCCCACACTCACGCCTTTAGACATAGATCCCAATGAAACATGCAATTGGGTGCAGCGTGCGCTGGTGTTGTTAAATGGATCCATTGCTTCGATTTTATGGTATACAACTACTTTTCACATATCAATTTTAGGCAAATCGGGTGTGAAGGAATCTTGGACTAAAATCTTTGTTGTTGGACCCTTGTCCGATGACATTAGGTATCCTATTGGAGCAGGAAAGAATGGTGATATATTCTTCGCAAAGAAAGATGGAAGAGAACCAATCTACTTTGATTTATGTACCCAAATGATTGAGGAACTTGATGGTGTTAAAGGAGCGCATAattctaaaataataatttataaagaaAGTCTTGTTTCTATTGGAGGAAAAAATCTTTAG